A window of Formosa sp. Hel1_31_208 contains these coding sequences:
- a CDS encoding FAD-binding oxidoreductase, giving the protein MKNVDYIIVGCGLAGIAFCEELRQNNKSFIVFDNNSQHSSKVAAGLYNPVILKRFTKVWNAKSQLELALPKYVILERLLKTKLNYQLPVYRKFASIEEQNEWFIASDKPILGDFLSTTLIPNKNPHINAQYGFGEVLHSGRIHTTHLVTSYIDYLKSQDQFYNIGFEYEALVIKPHQKTYRNVTANHIVFAEGYGLSNNPFFNYLPLNGTKGEMLTIKAPDLKIDFILKSSVFVVPLENDLYWIGATYEREDKTHSISEKAKIDLLQKVKQIINCDFEVVSQVAGIRPTTRDRRPLVGEHPIHKNMYVLNGLGTRGVMISPYVAQQLFNHIEEGNHLDPEINISRFNT; this is encoded by the coding sequence ATGAAAAATGTAGATTATATAATTGTTGGTTGTGGATTGGCAGGAATCGCATTTTGTGAAGAATTGCGTCAAAACAATAAGTCATTTATTGTATTTGATAACAACTCTCAACATTCTTCAAAGGTTGCAGCTGGCCTTTATAATCCCGTCATATTAAAACGCTTTACAAAAGTTTGGAATGCAAAATCTCAATTAGAATTAGCGCTTCCAAAATATGTCATTTTGGAACGACTTCTAAAAACTAAATTAAATTATCAACTTCCGGTATATAGAAAGTTCGCTTCCATTGAAGAACAAAATGAATGGTTTATCGCATCAGATAAACCCATATTAGGGGACTTCTTATCTACAACACTCATACCCAATAAAAATCCACACATAAATGCGCAGTATGGATTTGGAGAAGTTCTGCATTCAGGCAGAATACATACCACTCATTTAGTAACATCCTATATTGATTATCTGAAGTCTCAGGATCAATTTTATAACATAGGATTTGAATACGAGGCACTAGTTATAAAACCGCATCAAAAGACTTATCGTAATGTAACTGCAAATCATATCGTTTTTGCTGAAGGCTATGGACTGTCTAATAATCCATTTTTTAATTATTTGCCATTAAACGGTACTAAAGGCGAAATGCTCACTATCAAAGCACCAGATTTAAAAATAGATTTTATTTTAAAATCTTCGGTATTTGTTGTGCCATTAGAAAATGATTTGTATTGGATTGGTGCTACATACGAACGAGAGGATAAAACACATTCTATATCAGAAAAAGCAAAAATAGACTTACTTCAGAAAGTCAAACAGATAATAAATTGTGATTTTGAAGTCGTAAGTCAAGTTGCAGGTATTAGACCAACAACGAGAGATAGAAGGCCTTTGGTAGGGGAACATCCAATACATAAAAACATGTATGTCTTAAATGGTTTAGGAACACGAGGTGTAATGATTTCACCTTATGTTGCACAACAATTATTCAATCACATAGAAGAAGGAAATCATTTAGATCCCGAAATAAATATCAGTCGATTTA